One stretch of Mycolicibacterium fallax DNA includes these proteins:
- a CDS encoding nitric-oxide reductase large subunit: protein MAFDTKSQPPAGPEGDDEPTIGKGWVQGVALVMIFGFFVMGILAYRTYTASMPLPDKVVSQSGETVFTGAQVTRGQELFQARGLMQYGSIHGHGAYLGPDYTADYLRRAAESVTEQLQQAGNPQVHDAVVEQFRTNRYDEATKTLVYTDEQIKAFDALQKYYANYFGPESSKIGLLPNFITDPEQIHDLTAFFSWSAWAAAAERPGHNYTYTNNWPAEPLVDNGPTADLVVWSALSLVALLGGTGIMFAVYGRWSQKIGWHSNEAPVVSYRQPDEVVLTPSQRACVWFFVVISVLFFAQAMLGSLAEHYRADLSSFFGFDLAQWLPYNLARTWHLQLSLFWTAAAFLAAGIFLTPFITRKEPKKQHWLAYILLGAVALVVVGSLVSEALSVFGVISEGTLFSQQWEYLDLPRVWQILLTLGMFIWIAIVYRGLRARLKSTSMTGMPWLFFFSGLAIPAFYAVGLLAGSDVHFSVADFWRFWVVHLWVEDFLELFTTVMVAYIFVLLGVVRKRIAIGIIFLDIILYSAGGIIGTMHHLYFSGTPVEHMALGAFFSAAEVIPLTLLTVEAWTFLHLGSRQQSGDTKPFPHRWSVMFLVAVGFWNFLGAGVFGFLINLPIVSYYQIGTALTANHGHAAMMGVYGMLAVGLALFCFRYAIPENKWPEKAAKCSFWCLNIGLAWMVFATLLPLGVLQLYHSVNSGYFEARSLGYVTNPGNALLEWMRMPGDLIFILGGIVPLMYIGWVAARNFFGAPTTDELPEDTLYEELSAGTEEPETAARP from the coding sequence ATGGCCTTCGACACAAAGTCCCAACCGCCCGCCGGGCCGGAGGGCGACGACGAACCCACCATCGGTAAGGGTTGGGTGCAGGGCGTCGCCCTGGTGATGATCTTCGGCTTCTTCGTGATGGGCATCCTGGCCTATCGCACCTACACCGCGTCGATGCCGTTGCCGGACAAGGTCGTCAGCCAGTCCGGTGAGACGGTGTTCACCGGCGCGCAGGTCACCCGGGGACAGGAACTGTTCCAGGCCCGCGGCCTGATGCAGTACGGCTCCATCCACGGCCACGGGGCCTACCTCGGCCCCGACTACACCGCCGACTATCTGCGCCGGGCCGCTGAAAGCGTGACCGAGCAACTGCAGCAGGCTGGCAACCCGCAGGTGCACGACGCCGTGGTCGAGCAATTCCGCACCAACCGCTACGACGAGGCCACCAAGACCCTGGTGTACACCGACGAGCAGATCAAGGCGTTCGACGCGCTGCAGAAGTACTACGCCAACTACTTCGGCCCCGAATCCTCCAAGATCGGCCTGCTGCCGAACTTCATCACCGACCCCGAGCAGATTCATGACCTGACCGCGTTCTTCTCTTGGAGCGCCTGGGCTGCGGCGGCCGAACGCCCCGGCCACAACTACACCTACACCAACAACTGGCCGGCCGAGCCGCTCGTCGACAACGGGCCGACCGCCGACCTGGTGGTGTGGTCGGCACTGTCGCTGGTCGCGCTGCTCGGCGGCACCGGCATCATGTTCGCCGTCTACGGCCGGTGGAGCCAAAAGATCGGCTGGCATTCCAATGAGGCCCCGGTGGTGTCCTACCGCCAGCCCGACGAGGTGGTGCTGACGCCGTCCCAGCGCGCCTGCGTGTGGTTCTTCGTGGTGATCAGCGTGCTGTTCTTCGCCCAGGCCATGTTGGGTTCACTGGCCGAGCACTATCGCGCCGACCTGTCCAGCTTCTTCGGCTTCGACCTGGCCCAGTGGCTGCCCTACAACCTGGCCCGCACCTGGCATCTGCAGCTGTCACTGTTCTGGACCGCCGCCGCGTTCCTGGCCGCCGGCATCTTCCTGACCCCGTTCATCACCCGCAAGGAGCCCAAGAAGCAGCACTGGCTGGCCTACATCCTGCTGGGTGCCGTCGCGCTGGTGGTGGTGGGATCGCTGGTCTCCGAGGCACTCTCGGTGTTCGGCGTCATCAGCGAGGGCACGCTGTTCTCCCAGCAGTGGGAGTACCTGGATCTGCCGCGGGTCTGGCAGATCCTGCTGACCCTGGGCATGTTCATCTGGATCGCGATCGTCTACCGCGGTCTGCGCGCCCGACTGAAGTCCACGTCGATGACCGGCATGCCGTGGCTGTTCTTCTTCTCCGGCCTGGCCATTCCGGCGTTCTACGCCGTCGGCCTGCTGGCCGGCAGCGACGTGCACTTCTCGGTCGCCGACTTCTGGCGGTTCTGGGTGGTGCACCTGTGGGTGGAGGACTTCCTCGAGCTGTTCACCACGGTGATGGTGGCCTACATCTTCGTGCTGCTCGGCGTGGTGCGTAAGCGCATCGCGATCGGCATCATCTTCCTGGACATCATCTTGTACTCGGCCGGCGGCATCATCGGCACCATGCACCACCTGTACTTCTCCGGCACCCCGGTGGAGCACATGGCCCTCGGTGCGTTCTTCTCCGCCGCCGAGGTCATCCCGTTGACCCTGTTGACCGTCGAGGCCTGGACGTTCCTGCACCTGGGGTCGCGTCAGCAGTCCGGCGACACCAAGCCCTTCCCGCACCGCTGGTCGGTGATGTTCCTGGTCGCCGTCGGCTTCTGGAACTTCCTGGGCGCCGGGGTGTTCGGGTTCCTGATCAACCTGCCGATCGTGTCCTACTACCAGATCGGCACCGCGCTGACCGCCAACCACGGGCACGCGGCGATGATGGGCGTCTACGGCATGCTGGCCGTCGGCCTGGCCCTGTTCTGCTTCCGCTACGCCATCCCCGAGAACAAGTGGCCGGAGAAGGCCGCCAAGTGCAGCTTCTGGTGCCTCAACATCGGCCTGGCCTGGATGGTGTTCGCCACCCTGCTGCCGCTGGGCGTGCTGCAGCTGTACCACTCGGTGAACTCCGGCTACTTCGAGGCGCGATCGCTGGGCTACGTCACCAACCCCGGCAACGCCCTGCTGGAGTGGATGCGGATGCCCGGTGACCTGATCTTCATCCTCGGCGGCATCGTCCCGTTGATGTACATCGGCTGGGTCGCCGCGCGGAACTTCTTCGGCGCCCCGACCACCGACGAGCTTCCGGAGGACACCCTCTACGAGGAGCTTTCGGCCGGCACCGAGGAGCCAGAGACGGCCGCGAGGCCATGA
- a CDS encoding NADH-quinone oxidoreductase subunit M: MTGVPWLTLLWATPLLGAVLIIGMPAAARQLVRWAALGVSLLVLAIAVVLAAGFDPAGAQYQFVEDQPWIPSFGTGYLLGVDGIALALVVLTAVLVPLLIIAGWHDAPEGDELGGRGPHAYVALMLAVESMVLIALVSLDILLFYVFFEAMLIPLYFLIGGFGGFGERARRSAAAVKFLLYNLLGGLVMLAAVIALYVVTAGSDAFDAGTFDLRAIVAVVASGGLDVNPAVMHAIFLGFLFAFAIKAPLWPLHRWLPDAAVESTPATAVLMMAVVDKVGTFGMLRYCLQLFPDSAMLFRPLVITLAVIGIVYGAVVAIGQRDMMRLIAYTSISHFGFIVLGIFVMTSQGQAGSALYMVNHGLSTAALFLIAGFLVSRRGSRLIADYGGVQRVAPVLAGTFLVAGMATLSLPGLAPFISEFLVLVGTFTRYPVPAAIASTALVLSAVYILWLYQRVMGGPVRKGSDRLGDLRGRELVVVAPLLALLLVLGIYPKPALDVIDPAVQHTLSIVGEHDPAPQSARGPR, encoded by the coding sequence ATGACCGGCGTGCCGTGGCTGACCCTGCTGTGGGCCACCCCGCTGCTGGGGGCGGTGCTGATCATCGGGATGCCGGCGGCGGCGCGGCAGCTGGTGCGCTGGGCCGCGCTCGGGGTGTCGCTGCTGGTGCTGGCGATCGCGGTGGTGCTGGCCGCCGGTTTCGACCCGGCCGGCGCGCAGTACCAATTCGTCGAGGACCAGCCGTGGATCCCGTCGTTTGGCACCGGCTATCTGCTCGGGGTCGACGGCATCGCGCTGGCGCTGGTGGTGCTGACCGCGGTGCTGGTGCCGCTGCTGATCATCGCCGGCTGGCACGACGCCCCGGAGGGCGATGAGCTGGGCGGACGCGGCCCACACGCCTACGTGGCGCTGATGCTGGCCGTCGAGTCGATGGTGCTGATCGCGCTGGTGTCCCTGGACATTCTGCTGTTCTACGTGTTCTTCGAGGCGATGCTGATCCCGCTGTACTTCTTGATCGGCGGGTTCGGCGGGTTCGGCGAGCGGGCCAGGCGCAGCGCCGCGGCGGTGAAGTTCCTGCTCTACAACCTGCTCGGCGGGCTGGTCATGCTCGCCGCGGTGATCGCGCTGTACGTCGTCACCGCGGGCAGCGACGCCTTCGACGCGGGCACCTTCGACCTGCGGGCGATCGTCGCGGTGGTGGCCTCCGGCGGCCTGGACGTCAACCCCGCCGTCATGCACGCGATCTTCCTGGGCTTCCTGTTCGCGTTCGCGATCAAGGCCCCGCTGTGGCCGCTGCACCGCTGGCTGCCCGACGCCGCGGTGGAATCCACCCCGGCCACCGCGGTGCTGATGATGGCCGTCGTCGACAAGGTCGGCACCTTCGGCATGCTGCGCTATTGCCTGCAGTTGTTCCCCGACAGCGCGATGCTGTTCCGGCCGCTGGTGATCACCCTGGCGGTGATCGGCATCGTCTACGGCGCGGTGGTCGCGATCGGCCAGAGGGACATGATGCGGCTGATCGCCTACACCTCGATCAGCCACTTCGGCTTCATCGTCCTGGGCATCTTCGTGATGACCAGTCAGGGCCAGGCCGGGTCGGCGCTGTACATGGTCAACCACGGGCTCTCCACCGCGGCGCTGTTTCTGATCGCCGGGTTCCTGGTGTCGCGGCGCGGCAGCCGGCTGATCGCCGACTACGGCGGGGTGCAGCGGGTCGCACCGGTGCTGGCCGGCACCTTCCTGGTCGCCGGGATGGCCACCCTGTCGCTGCCCGGGCTGGCGCCGTTCATCAGCGAATTCCTGGTTCTGGTCGGCACATTCACCCGCTATCCGGTGCCCGCGGCGATCGCCTCGACCGCGCTGGTGCTGTCCGCGGTCTACATTCTCTGGCTGTATCAGCGGGTGATGGGCGGGCCGGTGCGCAAGGGCTCCGACCGGCTCGGCGACCTGCGCGGTCGCGAACTCGTCGTCGTCGCACCGCTGCTGGCGTTGCTGCTGGTGCTCGGCATCTATCCCAAGCCCGCCCTGGATGTGATCGATCCGGCGGTGCAGCACACGCTGTCCATCGTCGGGGAGCATGATCCGGCGCCGCAGTCCGCGCGGGGGCCGCGATGA
- the nuoL gene encoding NADH-quinone oxidoreductase subunit L, whose protein sequence is MTLLWLPIALPLGGAIVLLLGGRRTDRWGHLLGCATVLGAFAVAVAGFAELLGRAAAHRVLQGNLFTWVPVGELRVDFGLRLDALSVCFVLLITGVGALIHLYSIGYLADDPGRRRFFGCLNLFVAAMLLLVLADNYLGLYLGWEGVGLASYLLIGFWQHKPSAAAAAKKAFVVNRVGDMGLMLAIAWMFAAAGTVSFAGVFAAAPLLTDTTLTGIGLLLLLGACAKSAQVPLQSWLGDAMEGPTPVSALIHAATMVTAGVYLIVRSGPVFNLAPAAQTAVVTVGAVTLLFGAIIGCAKDDIKKALAASTMSQIGYMVLAAGLGPAGYAVAIMHLLTHGFFKAGLFLGAGSVMHAMNDETDIRRLGGLRTVLPITYLTFGLGYLAIIGVPPFAGFFSKDAIIETAFAVGGLRGLLLGGAALIGAGITAFYMTRVMLLTFFGRPRWAPQAHPHESPRVMTVPMLLLAVGSVGAGAALAGGRLSGWLAPVVGSQHGEPQLPALAMTIITLAVVGAGIWAGYRMYAGEVADTAPTEVSALTIAARRDLYGDAVNEAVFMRPGRALSAGLVTLDDRVVDGAGRGLAAVVSGTSVLLRRGQTGYVRSYALFMLAGSAVLLAVIWAAGR, encoded by the coding sequence ATGACCCTGCTGTGGCTGCCGATCGCCCTGCCTCTCGGCGGGGCGATCGTGCTGCTGCTGGGCGGGCGCCGCACCGACCGGTGGGGTCACCTGCTCGGCTGCGCGACGGTGCTCGGCGCGTTCGCCGTCGCGGTGGCCGGATTCGCCGAGCTGCTCGGCCGGGCCGCGGCCCACCGGGTGCTGCAGGGCAACCTGTTCACCTGGGTGCCGGTCGGCGAGCTGCGGGTCGACTTCGGGCTGCGCCTGGACGCGCTGAGCGTCTGCTTCGTGCTGCTGATCACCGGGGTGGGCGCGCTGATCCACCTGTATTCGATCGGCTACCTGGCCGACGACCCGGGCCGCAGAAGGTTTTTCGGCTGTCTGAACCTGTTCGTCGCGGCGATGCTGCTGCTGGTGCTGGCGGACAACTACCTGGGCCTGTACCTCGGTTGGGAGGGCGTCGGCCTGGCGTCGTACCTGCTGATCGGGTTCTGGCAGCACAAGCCCAGTGCCGCCGCGGCGGCCAAGAAGGCGTTCGTGGTCAACCGGGTCGGCGACATGGGCCTGATGCTGGCGATCGCGTGGATGTTCGCCGCCGCCGGAACCGTTTCCTTCGCCGGGGTTTTCGCCGCCGCGCCGCTGCTCACCGACACCACGCTGACCGGGATCGGGCTGCTGCTGTTGCTGGGAGCCTGCGCCAAGTCGGCGCAGGTGCCGCTGCAGTCCTGGCTCGGCGACGCGATGGAGGGCCCGACCCCGGTGTCGGCGCTGATCCACGCCGCCACCATGGTGACCGCCGGGGTGTACCTGATCGTGCGCTCCGGGCCGGTCTTCAACCTGGCGCCGGCCGCCCAGACCGCGGTGGTGACCGTCGGCGCGGTCACCCTGCTGTTCGGCGCGATCATCGGCTGCGCCAAGGACGACATCAAGAAGGCGCTGGCCGCCTCGACGATGAGCCAGATCGGCTACATGGTGCTGGCCGCCGGGCTCGGGCCGGCCGGCTACGCGGTGGCGATCATGCACCTGCTGACCCACGGCTTTTTCAAGGCCGGCCTGTTCCTGGGCGCCGGTTCGGTGATGCACGCAATGAACGACGAGACCGACATCCGCCGCCTCGGCGGGCTGCGCACCGTGCTGCCGATCACCTACCTCACCTTCGGGCTGGGCTACCTGGCGATCATCGGGGTGCCGCCGTTCGCCGGCTTCTTCTCCAAGGACGCCATCATCGAGACGGCGTTCGCCGTCGGCGGACTGCGCGGGCTGCTGCTCGGCGGCGCGGCGCTGATCGGGGCCGGGATCACCGCGTTCTACATGACCCGGGTGATGCTGCTGACCTTCTTCGGCCGGCCCCGCTGGGCCCCGCAGGCCCACCCGCACGAATCCCCCCGGGTGATGACCGTGCCGATGCTGCTGCTGGCGGTGGGCTCCGTCGGCGCCGGCGCCGCACTGGCCGGCGGCCGGCTGTCCGGCTGGCTGGCGCCGGTCGTCGGCTCCCAGCACGGCGAGCCACAGCTGCCGGCCCTGGCGATGACGATCATCACCCTCGCCGTCGTCGGCGCCGGGATCTGGGCCGGCTACCGGATGTACGCCGGCGAGGTGGCCGACACCGCACCGACCGAGGTGTCCGCGCTGACCATCGCCGCCCGCCGCGACCTCTACGGCGACGCGGTCAACGAGGCGGTGTTCATGCGGCCGGGCCGGGCGCTGTCCGCCGGGCTGGTCACCCTCGACGACCGGGTGGTCGACGGCGCCGGGCGCGGGTTGGCCGCCGTCGTCTCCGGGACCTCGGTCCTGCTGCGCCGCGGGCAGACCGGCTACGTCCGCTCGTACGCGTTGTTCATGCTGGCCGGCAGCGCGGTGCTGCTCGCGGTGATCTGGGCGGCGGGCCGATGA
- the nuoI gene encoding NADH-quinone oxidoreductase subunit NuoI produces the protein MANLLQALAGFGVTLRTMFTRPVTEQYPDVKEPTAARYHGRHQLNRYPDGLEKCIGCELCAWACPADAIFVEGADNTEEARFSPGERYGRVYQINYLRCIGCGLCIEACPTRALTMTNDYELADDNRRDLIYGKDKLLAPLEPGMAAPPHPMAPGTVDDDYYLGRVPAAPEYP, from the coding sequence GTGGCTAACCTTTTGCAGGCCCTGGCCGGGTTTGGCGTGACGCTGAGAACGATGTTCACGCGTCCGGTCACCGAGCAGTACCCCGACGTCAAGGAACCCACCGCCGCGCGCTATCACGGCCGCCACCAACTCAACCGGTATCCCGACGGGCTGGAGAAGTGCATCGGCTGCGAGCTGTGCGCCTGGGCGTGCCCGGCCGACGCCATCTTCGTCGAGGGCGCCGACAACACCGAGGAGGCCCGGTTCTCCCCCGGTGAACGCTACGGCCGGGTCTACCAGATCAACTATCTGCGCTGCATCGGTTGCGGGCTGTGTATCGAGGCCTGCCCGACCCGGGCGCTGACCATGACCAACGACTACGAGCTGGCCGACGACAATCGCCGAGACCTGATCTACGGCAAGGACAAACTGCTCGCCCCGCTGGAACCCGGGATGGCCGCGCCACCGCACCCGATGGCACCGGGCACCGTCGACGACGACTACTACCTGGGCCGTGTCCCCGCCGCACCGGAGTACCCATGA
- a CDS encoding NADH-quinone oxidoreductase subunit J produces MTGEQVAFWVLGAIAVAGALGVVAARKAVYSALFLATTMISLAVLYVAQGALFLGVVQVVVYTGAVMMLFLFVLMLIGVDSAESLTETIRGQRLAAIAAGLAFGVLVIAGIGAAATAGSAAKPAPTLAGPAAEIAAHGNVEGLAVLIFNRYLWAFEVTSALLITAALGAMVLAHRERLTARKTQRELAIERFGPGGHPTPLPNPGVFARSNGVDVAALLPDGSPAVLSVSATLTPRRGERDAT; encoded by the coding sequence ATGACCGGCGAGCAGGTCGCCTTCTGGGTGCTCGGGGCCATCGCGGTGGCCGGCGCTCTCGGGGTCGTCGCCGCCCGAAAGGCGGTGTACTCGGCGCTGTTTCTGGCGACCACCATGATCAGCCTGGCCGTGCTGTACGTCGCCCAGGGCGCACTGTTCCTCGGCGTGGTGCAGGTGGTGGTCTACACCGGCGCGGTGATGATGCTGTTCCTGTTCGTGCTGATGCTGATCGGCGTCGACTCCGCGGAATCACTCACCGAAACCATTCGCGGACAACGTCTGGCGGCCATCGCCGCGGGCCTGGCCTTCGGGGTGCTGGTGATCGCCGGCATCGGCGCGGCGGCCACCGCCGGCAGCGCCGCGAAACCCGCGCCGACACTGGCGGGTCCCGCCGCCGAGATCGCCGCGCACGGCAACGTGGAGGGCCTGGCGGTACTGATCTTCAACCGCTACCTGTGGGCGTTCGAGGTGACCAGCGCGCTGCTGATCACCGCCGCGCTCGGGGCGATGGTGCTGGCGCACCGGGAGCGGCTCACCGCGCGAAAGACCCAGCGCGAGCTGGCCATCGAACGGTTCGGCCCCGGCGGGCACCCCACCCCGCTGCCCAACCCCGGGGTGTTCGCCCGCAGCAACGGCGTGGACGTGGCCGCGCTGCTGCCCGACGGGTCGCCGGCGGTCCTGTCGGTGAGTGCGACGCTGACCCCGCGCCGCGGCGAGCGGGACGCGACATGA
- the nuoH gene encoding NADH-quinone oxidoreductase subunit NuoH produces the protein MTHPDPTLFGHDPLWLMAVKAVAIFGFLVLTVLVAILLERKILGRMQSRFGPNRVGPWGLLQSLADGVKLALKEGLLPAGVDKPIYLLAPVIATVPAILAFAVIPMGPAVSIAGHRTPLQLTDLSVAVLYVLAVTSIGVYGIVLAGWSSGSTYPLLGGLRSSAQVISYEIAMALSFAAVFLYAGTMSTSGIVAAQDRTWYIFLLLPSFAVYLVSMVGETNRAPFDLPEAEGELVAGFHTEYSSLKFAMFMLAEYINMTTVSALATTMFLGGWHAPWPLSLLDGANSGWLPLIWFVAKVWLFLFFFMWLRASLPRLRYDQFMALGWKILIPFSLVWIMVVALSRTLRAEGHSVWSTVAVNVAFTLVVVAVFAVRRRRRRRRIPPPDPQPGGFPVPPLPGQSPPRRETADA, from the coding sequence ATGACCCATCCCGATCCCACCCTGTTCGGCCACGACCCGCTGTGGCTGATGGCCGTGAAGGCCGTCGCGATCTTCGGTTTCCTGGTGCTGACCGTGCTGGTGGCGATCCTGCTGGAACGAAAGATCCTGGGCCGCATGCAGTCCCGGTTCGGCCCCAACCGGGTCGGTCCGTGGGGCCTGCTGCAGTCGCTGGCCGACGGGGTGAAGCTCGCCCTCAAGGAGGGCCTGCTGCCGGCCGGGGTGGACAAACCCATCTACCTGCTGGCCCCGGTCATCGCGACCGTCCCGGCGATCCTGGCGTTCGCGGTCATCCCGATGGGGCCCGCGGTGAGCATCGCCGGGCATCGCACCCCGTTGCAGCTCACCGACCTGTCCGTGGCGGTGCTCTACGTGCTGGCGGTGACCTCGATCGGGGTGTACGGCATCGTGCTGGCCGGCTGGTCCTCCGGCTCGACGTACCCGCTGCTGGGCGGGCTGCGCTCCAGCGCGCAGGTGATCTCCTACGAGATCGCGATGGCGCTGTCGTTCGCCGCGGTGTTCCTCTACGCCGGCACCATGTCCACCTCGGGCATCGTCGCCGCCCAGGACCGCACCTGGTACATCTTCCTGCTGCTGCCGTCGTTCGCGGTGTACCTGGTCTCGATGGTCGGCGAGACCAACCGCGCCCCGTTCGACCTGCCCGAGGCCGAGGGCGAACTGGTCGCCGGGTTCCACACCGAGTACTCGTCGCTGAAGTTCGCGATGTTCATGCTGGCCGAGTACATCAACATGACCACGGTGTCGGCGCTGGCCACCACGATGTTCCTCGGCGGCTGGCACGCGCCGTGGCCGCTGAGCCTGCTCGACGGGGCCAATTCCGGTTGGCTGCCGCTGATCTGGTTCGTCGCCAAGGTCTGGCTGTTCCTGTTCTTCTTCATGTGGCTGCGGGCGTCGCTGCCGCGGCTGCGCTACGACCAGTTCATGGCGCTGGGCTGGAAGATCCTGATCCCGTTCTCGCTGGTCTGGATCATGGTCGTCGCGCTCAGCCGCACGCTGCGTGCCGAGGGCCACTCGGTCTGGAGCACGGTGGCGGTCAACGTCGCGTTCACCCTCGTCGTCGTCGCCGTGTTCGCGGTGCGACGACGACGGCGGCGCAGGCGAATCCCGCCGCCGGACCCGCAGCCCGGCGGGTTCCCGGTACCGCCGCTGCCCGGACAATCGCCTCCGCGAAGGGAGACCGCAGATGCCTAA
- the nuoK gene encoding NADH-quinone oxidoreductase subunit NuoK, with the protein MNPDHYLYLSALLFSIGAAGVLLRRSAIVVFMCVELMLNAANLAFVTFARVHGQLDGQVVAFFTMVVAACEVVIGLAIIMAIYRVRRSADVDDAHLLAK; encoded by the coding sequence ATGAACCCGGACCACTACCTGTACCTGTCGGCGCTGCTGTTCAGCATCGGAGCGGCCGGTGTGTTGCTGCGCCGCAGCGCGATCGTCGTCTTCATGTGCGTCGAATTGATGCTCAACGCGGCCAATCTCGCATTCGTCACCTTCGCCCGCGTGCACGGCCAGCTCGACGGTCAGGTGGTGGCGTTCTTCACCATGGTGGTGGCGGCCTGCGAGGTGGTCATTGGTCTCGCAATCATCATGGCGATATACCGAGTCCGCCGTTCCGCGGACGTAGACGACGCACATCTGCTAGCAAAGTAA
- a CDS encoding slipin family protein: protein MTWLLPAGVVLVVLVLLLWRSVNVLREYERGVVFRAGHLRPVCGPGLVFLFPLLDRIERVDLRVVTLTIPPQEVITKDNVPARVNAVVMFRVVDPSRAIMAVENYSVATSQIAQTTLRSLLGRADLDTLLAHREDLNTDLRGIIEKMTVDWGVEVGVVEIKDVEIPESMQRAMAREAEAERERRAKVINARGELQASEELRQASEELSKSPASLQLRYLQTLLELGADQNSTVVFPLPVDIITPFLNAARNRTSEGR from the coding sequence GTGACATGGCTGCTTCCAGCCGGCGTCGTCCTCGTTGTGCTGGTGCTGCTGCTGTGGCGGTCGGTCAACGTACTGCGCGAGTATGAACGCGGCGTGGTGTTCCGGGCCGGGCATCTGCGCCCGGTCTGCGGGCCAGGGCTGGTGTTCCTGTTCCCCCTGCTCGACCGGATCGAGCGCGTCGACCTGCGGGTGGTGACGCTGACCATTCCCCCGCAGGAGGTCATCACCAAGGACAACGTCCCGGCGCGGGTCAACGCGGTGGTGATGTTCCGGGTGGTCGACCCGTCCCGGGCGATCATGGCGGTGGAGAACTACTCGGTGGCCACCTCGCAGATCGCCCAGACCACCCTGCGTTCACTGCTGGGCCGGGCCGACCTGGACACCCTGCTCGCCCATCGCGAGGACCTCAACACCGACCTGCGCGGCATCATCGAGAAGATGACGGTGGACTGGGGCGTGGAGGTCGGCGTCGTGGAGATCAAGGACGTCGAGATCCCCGAGTCGATGCAGCGGGCGATGGCCCGCGAGGCCGAGGCCGAGCGGGAACGTCGGGCCAAGGTGATCAACGCGCGCGGCGAACTGCAGGCCTCCGAGGAACTGCGGCAGGCCTCCGAGGAACTGTCCAAGAGCCCGGCCTCGCTGCAGTTGCGTTATCTGCAAACACTGTTGGAGCTCGGCGCCGACCAGAACTCGACGGTGGTGTTCCCGCTGCCGGTCGACATCATCACCCCGTTCCTCAACGCCGCCCGGAACCGGACATCCGAAGGCCGCTGA